One Salvelinus fontinalis isolate EN_2023a chromosome 22, ASM2944872v1, whole genome shotgun sequence genomic window, aacaatacacaatacaaaacaaccgtgaagcttacagggcataagtgccactaacaaagtcaacttcccacaaagaaagtatggttcccaatcagggacaacgatagacagctgtccctaacTGAGAACCATacacggccaaaacatagaaatacaaaatcatagaaaaacaaaacatagaatgcacaccccaaatcacaccctgaccaaaccaaatagacatataaaaaggctctctaaggtcagggcgtgacacctacctggttaaataaaggttaaataaaaaaataaacacacctaccccaccagacatgccagcAGTCTtgttttcacagtccccaaatccagaacaaattcaagaaagcgtactatattatatagagccattattgcatggaactcttttccatctcatattgctcaaataaacagcaaacctggtttaaaaaaacagaaagcaacacctcatggcacaacgcctctcccctatttgacctggatagtttgtgtgtatgcattgatatgtaggctacatgtgccatttttttaaatgtatgtagttctgtccttgaggtgttcttgtctattaatattctgtattatgtcattctgtttcatgttttgtgtggaccccaggaagagtagctgctgcttttgcaacagctaatggggatcctaataaaacaccaaaaaataccccccaaaaacttGGTAGGCGAACACCAATACTGTACAAGTGTGCTGTTGTTCTTTTCTGACTTGAAACTTGGGCCCCTGTCATGAAGAGGTCCGGAAATTACCTAAATCTAATTTGTCACGtgcacaggatacagcaggtgtgaacagtacagtgaaatgctacttGCAAGCTCTTCCTCTACAACACGAGAAATAAAAATACATACGAGAATATACACTCTACACAAATAAGCATATTCCTTCCTACAAGCTCCTCTTACAATTTCCTCCAGATAAAGATGACCCTCACGGTTCTTGAAATAGCTACACTGATAAGCATTATATTTGATTCTGACATGAATGACTTGATGAGAAATCTAAAAGATAGTTGGCAAGAAAAGCAATAACATTAGGTAAGGATAATGTCTTAATAAGGAGTTTATTGACAATAACAGATCACTAAAAAAAGCATGACAAATTACGTGTAACAACGCATAGACAATATACTGTCGATTCAAGTGCAATGACCACAATGTGACTTTTCTGATACTGATtgttttaaataaataatttgtgcAGCAATTGCATATTGATATTCTGGCGTTTACAGTCTCAATAAGCATGACATAAGATTAGCCACAAAGACAAATTGGAAGCTTCCTTATTCCCTTTAATAACATATTTTAAAGTTTACCATTCTAATGCACTATTCTCATCATTACCCTCTGTACAGGTATTTCAAATTTTTGTAATAACCCTTGTGGGACACAAGCTAAGTTACCAGTAGTCTATAGCAGTTTTCAGATGGACAAATGCTATCAAAATGCTTGACCATGGTATCAGAATTCTAGATCACATTGTGGAAATACACAACTTCAATGCTTTGTGTACACTTTGTATGGATGGACAAAACTGATTTACTAGTCACTGATTCATTGTGGGGTGTAATTTGTCCCCCTTTTGGCAGCAGCGACAAACCTCTGGCTGGACGAATGGGGGGAGTCCATAGGGTCTGGTGTATTACCAGCATGGGCGGCTGTGGCCTTTGGTTTGAGCTTAGCCTTGATTCGCTTCAGGTTGAGAGTGCTCCTAATAGCTGAGGAGGAGAAGTAGAAGACGATGGGGTCCAGACAGGCATTTAAGGTGGTGAGCAGAATGGCATTGTTGCGCCAAGTAGGGACTTTATTCTGCATGATCCCCACCATATGGGACATGTTGTAGGGTCCAAAGCAGAGGGTGAACACTAGCAGAGTCCCCAACGCCAGCCCAATGGCACGCAGGCGCCGGTGCTGGCTGATGTTGGGAAGCCTAGACAGGATACGGATGAAGTTGACATAGCAGAAGGTGCTGATCAGGAAGGGTACACAGAAGAGAACCAGGGACATCTCTAAGCGTACCGGGAGAAGGGTAATAAGCTGGACATCATTGAAATTCCCATAGCAGGTAGTGTTGTCGGCTTCTTTGTCTAATTGCATTACGAAGACAACACTGCAGTGTGCAAGGGACAGGATCCAGAAAACTACACAGGCCAACTGTGCGTGGACAACCCTGCCTGGTGCTGTGAACCTTACGGGATACGCCACGCTGAGGAAGCGCTCCACACTCACAGCGGTCAGGAGGAGAGTGCTGTTGTAGATAGTTGAGAAGAACAGGAAACCAGTGACTGGACACAGAAAGTAAGGGAGGGTCCAGTTAAAATCATCAACAGCCTCCTTCATCTTGAAGGGCAGGAAAGCAAGGAAGATGAGGTCGGAGATAGTCAGGTTGAGTAGCAGGATGTCGATGGGGGCGGGTTTGCGACGCACCTTTCGGCAAAAGGTGCAGAATGCCAGGATGTTGGCAGGTACCCCGATCAGGAAGGTGGTGATGTAGACGAACAGCGCAAAGCTGCATGAAATGTAATCTGCTGGCCTCATATTGGCAGGTACTGTTAGCGTTGTTGTCACTACAAGAGAGAGAAGAGCATCATGAAATACTGACATTTCAACCCAAAACTATTGGGAGACAGCTATCTGAACGGAATTGCCCAACTAACATCTCAGATGACATCGTTGTCTCATTCACTTCCTGTCATTACTTTATTACCATGGAGATGCACCACAAAACAGTTATGCTACTTCTATAATGACTGTTCATTATTTCTAGTCACACAAAAAGGGCATTCTTAAAATGAACTAAGCTACGGGGTTATTTCCCCATAGTGCACACCCTGTTGTGTAGTGTTTTATTAGCAAATCCTCTAGTGTCCATAGTTAAACGTGTGAATATATAAACGGAATATTCAGAATATCCTAACCTTAGTTATCAATTATTAGAGGGGATACATTTGCCCATTTTCACTtttactctttaaaaaaaaaaatgttacgaACATTTTAAAATGCACATTCTTCTTAGATTGAGGCCTCAAAATATCGAACCCACTTTATTCTTGTGTATGCTTCCCAGCATAGtttgtactgtagtagtaatgctTGTTTTCTGTTGAGAATACCGATCAATCGCGCACTCTAGGAACCAATGTCTCGTACTGGAATTCTCTTACTGGAGGTGCAAGTGTGGTAAACTTCGTCAACATAACACAATAAAGCCCCTCTGGGATGAATAAAGTTGTATTCAATTGAAAAGTACGACTCTAAATGACACCCCAATTAGACAAAAAAGGGGACTTCAACACAATATGGGACCCCTTCTTGACCAAACCTTGCAAATTCCCTGAGAAGTGTCAAAATCATTTTAATTCTTTATTTTCATGAATGGAGCATTTGTCTTATTTGCAGCATATTTAACAAAGGCATGCATAAAAGCCATACACATTACGGTACAGGTCATTTGCATTACACAAAAAATGTGACCCCATACTAAGATATTACATGGTAGATTTATAATTGCACAGTTCTGCATGAGTAACAacgtatttttttaaattgaagtGTTTGAAGACTATTTTCAGTATCTCTTGTACAAAGGTCACGGATAACGGCTATGGATAAGGACTGTGAACCATGTGGCCTTCGCTAAACCATCCCTCACTGATGGTACTCTCAAATAAAAGTAAGAAATGATTAAAGTGAATTTACTCACCAAAGAAGGCCTTTTCCTCAGTCGTTACCATAAATGCACTTCAACTGACCTCAACTTTTTTTATACACACATTAGGATGTATCTATGAGGAGGAAGTGACTAACATGAAAACGATGAAATGATAAACAGTTTGAGGGACTTTCGCTGAATGCTTATAATATTTGATCAACTTTAGGTACTCTCAATTAGGCCGACTAATAGGGTAGATCATTTAACTGAAACACTGAACACTATCACGTTTGAATTCATCAAGTTATTCATAGTGTCTCTCTTAAATGGGACTCGGAAGAAATATACACAACACTTGCTCAGTTCATGTTTTATTCGGGCATTTCTCTTGCACAAGGAAGGTAGTGATTTACATGTAAATATTGCAAAGTCAAATCCTCAATTCGAAGCAGGTTCTATAAACAAGTAATGCTCAGTTAATTCACATTTTGAGATTAGAGAAACATACACTATAGTCAAAACTGTTGCTGGTTGAGATTTCAAATGTATTGATTCTCAGACTGTCAGATATAAAATGAGGACAGGTTTCTGATTAACTTTACGTTCAGCAGAGTTGCAGATCAGAATTAGTACA contains:
- the LOC129819597 gene encoding free fatty acid receptor 3-like, translating into MSVFHDALLSLVVTTTLTVPANMRPADYISCSFALFVYITTFLIGVPANILAFCTFCRKVRRKPAPIDILLLNLTISDLIFLAFLPFKMKEAVDDFNWTLPYFLCPVTGFLFFSTIYNSTLLLTAVSVERFLSVAYPVRFTAPGRVVHAQLACVVFWILSLAHCSVVFVMQLDKEADNTTCYGNFNDVQLITLLPVRLEMSLVLFCVPFLISTFCYVNFIRILSRLPNISQHRRLRAIGLALGTLLVFTLCFGPYNMSHMVGIMQNKVPTWRNNAILLTTLNACLDPIVFYFSSSAIRSTLNLKRIKAKLKPKATAAHAGNTPDPMDSPHSSSQRFVAAAKRGTNYTPQ